A single genomic interval of Eurosta solidaginis isolate ZX-2024a chromosome 3, ASM4086904v1, whole genome shotgun sequence harbors:
- the LOC137243386 gene encoding uncharacterized protein, translating to MMIHLLSLALLITLQTVCTMPIDDYESTSTNSLTTELAASTTDTPFTTDKPTLQELDEALTKIANVYMQALFSGTHTTELETELNALEMRLYDLLDSLYKQDRLADYMKYEADVTHQLIIYSLLKKLFGYAKDEN from the coding sequence ATGATGATTCATCTTTTGTCGCTCGCTTTGTTAATCACGCTGCAAACCGTGTGCACTATGCCCATAGATGACTACGAGTCCACATCAACAAATAGCTTAACAACCGAGCTAGCAGCATCAACTACAGATACTCCATTTACTACCGACAAACCCACATTACAGGAATTGGATGAAGCTTTAACGAAAATAGCCAACGTCTATATGCAGGCGCTCTTCTCAGGTACGCACACCACCGAGTTGGAGACGGAATTGAATGCTTTAGAGATGCGTCTTTATGATTTACTGGACTCACTCTATAAGCAGGATCGTTTAGCGGATTATATGAAATATGAAGCTGATGTTACGCATCAATTAATTATTTATAgcttattgaaaaaactttttggtTATGCAAAAGATGAGAACTAG
- the dpn gene encoding protein deadpan, with translation MDYKNEFNSDDDFDSSNGYSDSYNGSGQAQMSNPHGLSKAELRKTNKPIMEKRRRARINHCLNELKSLILEAMKKDPARHTKLEKADILEMTVKHLQSVQRQQLNMALQTDPTVVHKFKTGFIECAEEVNRYINQLDGVDVMVRQRLTNHLNNCATNLEQLGSMTNFNNGYRGQLGMGMTAPNSLFGAALAASSLAMANAPAASTHFPPMPQDLNNNSSSNNGGSGVFISGINNAAPSMPPVQMGGVQLIPSRLPSGEFALIMPTAHANILNNNTNNNSINNPLPFVNFAHARNITNATISPVAVATSTTTPVAPAPILPHANVPINDFAANYKRMSAFSRPPAAPAQLLGNAPTINMAVNSNAVPLNGSGGLVTKTATPIQQPQPQQQQQRALPPTHQLHHQSSTATNSPPLSPISSVSSQCDDSLMHTSSDFTGSRPATPPLDVTGDNQSHHNFSGVFSTPSSAETSSLSCSTSSLSSAALHLQQQQVSSTSGSTTNSCNTSTTSNNNNNNTDCSDSGVELNVSLKRTLDDEADSSDASEAPASKKIALGSKIKNEVESNAKLIAGQQQVLVKQKHKLQELKEDSDNMWRPW, from the exons ACGAATAAACCAATTATGGAGAAAAGACGACGAGCGCGGATAAATCATTGTCTCAATGAGTTGAAATCCCTTATACTGGAAGCAATGAAGAAAGAC CCCGCTCGTCATACCAAACTTGAAAAGGCTGATATACTGGAAATGACCGTAAAACATTTACAATCAGTGCAACGTCAGCAACTCAATATGGCCTTACAAACCGATCCTACTGTGGTACACAAATTCAAGACTGGATTCATTGAATGTGCCGAAGAGGTCAACCGTTACATCAATCAATTGGATGGAGTTGATGTTATGGTGCGTCAGCGTCTCACTAATCATTTAAACAATTGCGCCACCAATTTGGAACAACTTGGCTCTATGACCAACTTCAACAATGGCTATCGTGGACAACTGGGTATGGGCATGACAGCACCTAATAGCCTATTCGGTGCTGCATTAGCTGCTAGTTCACTAGCAATGGCGAATGCACCAGCGGCAAGTACACACTTCCCACCTATGCCACAAGACTTAAACAACAATAGCAGCAGTAATAATGGTGGTAGCGGAGTATTTATCAGTGGTATTAATAATGCAGCACCGTCCATGCCACCTGTACAAATGGGTGGCGTACAACTAATACCGTCACGTCTACCATCGGGCGAATTTGCGCTTATCATGCCAACAGCACatgcaaatattttaaataataatactaaCAATAATAGTATAAACAACCCATTACCTTTTGTAAACTTTGCACATGCCAGAAATATCACAAATGCCACAATATCACCCGTTGCAGttgctacatcaacaacaacgcCTGTGGCGCCTGCACCTATTTTGCCACATGCAAATGTGCCCATCAATGACTTTGCGGCGAATTATAAGCGTATGAGCGCATTTAGCAGACCGCCCGCAGCACCAGCGCAATTGCTTGGTAATGCGCCTACAATAAATATGGCTGTCAATAGCAACGCAGTGCCTCTGAATGGTAGTGGTGGTTTAGTAACCAAAACTGCAACGCCAATTCAGCAGCCTCAGccacagcagcaacagcaacgtGCTTTACCACCTACGCATCAGTTGCATCACCAAAGTTCTACGGCAACAAACAGTCCACCTTTAAGTCCCATTTCGTCCGTATCAAGTCAGTGTGATGATTCGCTCATGCATACGAGCTCCGACTTTACAGGGTCACGTCCAGCTACACCACCGCTCGATGTAACTGGCGATAATCAGTCGCATCACAATTTTTCTGGTGTCTTTTCAACACCATCCAGTGCAGAAACATCATCACTGTCCTGTTCAACATCCTCGCTGTCATCGGCTGCTTTGCATTTACAGCAACAACAAGTGTCTTCAACAAGTGGCAGCACAACCAACAGTTGTAATACAAGTAcgaccagcaacaacaacaacaacaatacagatTGCAGCGATAGTGGCGTCGAATTGAATGTGTCGTTAAAACGTACCTTGGATGATGAAGCTGATTCTAGTGATGCGTCTGAAGCACCAGCTAGTAAAAAAATTGCGCTAGGATCcaaaattaaaaatgaagttgAATCAAATGCGAAACTAATCGCTGGACAACAACAAGTTTTAGTTAAACAGAAACACAAATTACAAGAACTAAAAGAAGATAGCGATAATATGTGGCGACCCTGGTGA